The sequence CTCTCCTTTAGAAATTAAAATTCAGAGTTTTTTAAAAGATTACTTTCAAAGAGGCACTTTAAAAGTGTTTGTAGATATTAAACTTTTAAAGACTGAAGACATCGTTGATATCGATATGGGTTTAGCCAAATCTTATTACAATGCCCTCGATAATATCATAAATGAATTACATTTAACTGATGATGTTGATCTCGACACTCTTCTTAAATTTAGAGATATTATAAAAGTTTCTATCGATGAAGAAAAAATAAATGTTATCTGGGAAGGAATGAAACAAGTTTTAAAAGAAGTCATAGAAATGGTATTAAATTACCAAAAAGAGGAAGGCCAAGACCTTAAACGTTACCTTGAAGGTTATATAAATGAATTGAAGCAAGTAATAGAAAAAATATCAGAAAATTCTGATAAAATGAAAGAAAAATATAGGGACCAGTTAAAAAATAATATTAATTCGATAATAAATGGTTTTCAAAATGTTGATGAAAATAGGCTTGAAATGGAGATTGCTCTTTTAGCGGAAAGATCAGATATAAACGAAGAGATAGATCGTTTAAAAAGTCATATTAATAGGTTTAACGGTCTTCTAGAAGAAGATAAAGACAGTATAGGGCAAGAGCTGGATTTTATTTGTCAAGAAATGCATAGAGAATTCAATACAATCGCCTCCAAATCAAAAATATTAGAAATAACCAACCTTTCCTTGGAAGGAAGAACTCTAGTTAATAAAATTCGGGAACAAGTACAAAATGTACATTAGAAAATTTTATATACTAAGTTAATAGAAAAATAGTCATTTATTTTTATTTTGTTTGTGGAGGTGCTCTTTATGTACGGATTAATAAACATTGGCTTTGGGAACGTTGTTGTTGGCGATAGGGTAATAGCAATAGTTACACCCACTTCTCAACCGTTAAAAAGGTTAAAAGAGGTAGCCGAACAACAAGGGAAACTTTTAGAAGTTAACCATGGAAGAAAAACTCGTGCATTTATAATAACAGACTCTGGACACGTTATAGCCAGTGCAATTCAGCCCGAAACAATTACCAACCGTTTTCTGCAGAATTTTTATGATATAGAAAAGGCTTTAGACAAAATACGTAAGGAAGTTCCATAATAATGAAAGGATTGCTATACATAATTAGTGGACCATCAGGTGCTGGTAAATCTACTATAATAAAAGCCTGCTTGAAAAAAATTTTTGGTTTCACTTTCTCTGTTTCTTATACTACTAGATCTAAAAGGCCTGGAGAAGTCGATGGAGAAGATTATTTTTTTATAGATTTAGATACTTTTATGAAAATGAAAGAAAACGGTGAATTTTTAGAATGGGCAAACGTTCATGGCAACTATTATGCAACCTCCAAAAAGTTTGTGGAAGAAAAATTACAAGAATCTTATGGACTAGTTTTAGATGTTGATGTACAGGGTGCTTTAAATATAAAAAAAAGTTATCAAGACGCCGTTTATATATTTATCTTACCTCCTTCGAGTGAGGACTTAAAAAAGAGATTAACAAAAAGAGGAACCGAATCAGAAGAAGCTTTAGAAAGAAGATTAAAAAATTCCCAATGGGAAATGTCTATGATGAATGAATTTAATTATGTTTTAGTAAATTGTGATATCGAAGAATCTACAAACCAACTTTTATCTATACTTGTATCAGAACAATTAAAATATGTTAGGTACAAAGAAGAAAAAAAGCCACTTTATTTCTTTAAAAAAAGAAAAGTATAATCTTAACGGATGAGGTGAAACTTTATGGACTTAGGGATTAACTATGACAAACTTTTAAAAAACGTTAAATACAAGTATGCTGTTCCTATCATCGCAGCAAAAAGAGCCGAAACTTTAAAAAATTTAGATGAGTTAAAAGGAGTAACAAATAAAGGAGATTATGTAAAAATAGCCTTAAAAGAATTAGAAGAAGGCAAAATTCAAATAAAAAATGTTTCGGTTTTAGATGGCTTAAGAAAACAGTAAAGGGTTGTCTTTTTACAGGAGGGGGAGAATGTTAGATTTAAAGTTTATAAGAGAAAATCAAGAGCTGGTAAAGAAAGCCTTATTAAACAGAAACAACGAAACCGACATAATAGATGAAATACTTTCTTTAGACGAAGAAAGAAGGAAACTATTACAAGAAACTGAAACACTAAGAGCAGAAAGAAACCAAAACTCAAAAATTGTTGCTAAATTGAAAGCCGAAAAGAAAAATGAAGAAGCTCAAGATATAATTAAAAAAGGGAAAGAAATTTCGGAACAGATAAAATCAATAGAATCTGATTTAAAAGAGGTAGAAGAAAAACTAACCTTAAAACTTCTATACGTACCAAATATTCCTGATGAAAATGCTCCTATAGGTAAAGATGAAAGCGAAAACGTTGAAATACGAAGATGGGGAACTCCAAGGCAATTCGATTTTGAACCCAAACCTCATTGGGATTTAGGTACAGATTTGGACCTTTTAGATTTTGATAGAGCTGCTAAACTCAGTGGGTCTAGGTTTACTGTTCTAAAAGGAGACCTTGCAAGGTTAGAACTTGCCTTAATTAATTTTATGGTTGATCTACATACAAAAGAACATGGATACACTTTCATTCTACCTCCACATTTAGTTACAAAAGAAACCATCACATCAACGGGACAGCTTCCAAAATTCGAAGACGATTTATACAAAACTTCTCTAGATCAAATGTATCTTATATCAACTGCCGAAGTTCCTCTTGCTAGTTTACACAGGAACGAAACGTTGGATTTAAAAGTTCTACCTTTTAAATATGTGGCGTACACACCATGTTATAGAAGAGAAGCAGGTAGTTACGGAAAAGACGTTAGAGGAATGATAAGGCAGCACCAGTTTGACAAAGTTGAGTTGGTATGGTACACAACCCCTGAAACTTCTATGGATTCTTTAGAAAAGCTCACAAAAGATGCAGAAGAAGTTTTACAACTACTGGACCTACCTTACAGAGTTATTAGCTTATGTACAGGTGATTTGGGTTTTGCTTCAGCAAAAACTTACGATATAGAAGTATGGCTGCCCAGTTACAACGACTATAAAGAGATTTCTTCTTGTTCTAACACTAAGGATTTTCAAGCAAGAAGAGGAAATATTAGATATAGAGATAAAGAAAACAAATTAAATTTCGTTCATACTTTAAATGGTTCGGGACTTGCTGTTGGAAGAACTTTAGTTGCAATAATGGAAAACTATCAAACACCTGATGGGAAGATAGAAGTACCTGAAAAACTTATTCCTTATATGGGGAAAGATTATATAGGTTGATTATACATGCCGAACGCTTTTTATGGTAAAAAAACTAACGAAATTATAATTCTAGATGAGGAAGAGACCTCTCACTTAAAAGTTACGCGCAAAAAAACAAACGAGCTGATACAAGTTATAACAGGTGATGGATTTTTATACAAGGCAAAGATAAATAAAATAGGTAAAAAACAAACAACTCTTGAAATTTTAGATAAAGAAGACAAAAGCGAAAGCTATGAGCCATATATATCAATTTACTTTGGAATGAGTAAATGGAACAGAACGCAATTTCTTCTTGAAAAGCTAGTGGAGTTAAGAGTAAATCAATTTTATGTTTTTCGTGGAGAAAAATCAGATATAAAGTATAAAAACTTAATTAAATTCCAAAAGGCTATAATAGAAGCTTGTAAACAAACAATTTATCCTGTTATCCCCCAGATAGATTTTACTAACTTAGAAAGTATTCCTAAAGAAAATACAATAATTTTAGACTTAATTGAAAACAGAAAAAATATTAAAAGCTTTCTTAAAGAAAATAAAAAGCTTAAAAACATTAACATTGTTATAGGACCAGATTCAGGTTTTTCTGAAAATGAAAAAAATTACTTTTGTTCTAATGGGTTTGAAATTATGAACTTAGGAAACAGTATTTTTCGTTTTGAAACTTCTGCAATTTACACAGCAAGCATTATCAATTATGAATTTGATAGGCTAAACATTTAGGGGGTGAATTTTATGCCAGATTGGTTGGTAACTACGATTAACTTTTTAATAAGAATCGGAATTAGTGTTGCTATAATATTCGTTGCGAGATATCTAGCAAAATTACTTTACAAAATTATCATAAGCACTGCTGAAAAGAGCGGAAAAGTAACCGTCCAATATAGAAAGTCTTTGATGACCATTCTAAACATCTCTATGTACACTTTGGGTGGATTTATAATCATATCAGTAATATTTACTAATCTGAGCGCCTTTTTGGCAGGTTTAGGTATCAGCGGTATAATAGTAGCTTTCGCCGTTCAAGAACCACTAGGAAATTTGATATGTGGTTTTTTAATTATGTTAAACCATTTGGTGGTAGATGGTGAAGCTGTAGAAATAAATGGGATATCAGGTTCAGTCGAAGAAATAAATGTGAACCACGTTGTTATGAAAACATGGGATGGACGAAGAGTTCACCTCCCTAGTAGAGAAGTTTGGTCTAGCAAAATAATTCACTATTGGCCTACTAACATTAGAAGAAATGAGGTAAAAGTGGGTGTATCCTATTCGTCAGATTTAAACAAAGTCATTAAGGTAATAGACGAAGCCGTTAGAGAAACAGAAATTGTTCATATAGATGATGATCACCAACCTATGATACTATTTGATGGGTATGGAGATTCTTCAATAAATTTTATAGTTAGATTTTGGGCAGAAACACCTAACTTTCTTATTTCACCAACTCATGTAGCAAAATCAATTAAGAAAAAATTTGATGAAAACGGCGTAGAAATACCGTTTAACCAAGTAGATCTTCACGTTAAAGATGTTAACACTGAAATAAACAAAAATAAAAACAACGTATGAGTTTTATTTCTAATCAAACTAAAAGGCGGTGAAAACCGCCTTTTTATATATTATATGAAGTATAATTTAGGAATATTTGTTTTCATAACAGAACAATAATAATGTAAGGAGGAAACACCGTATGAGAAAAAAAGATGAAAAAAAACCACACAAAAACAAGCGCAAAAAATTTGTTCAACTTATTCTAATAGCGTTAGTTGTAATTATTTTACTACTAGGTTTTGGCTATATATACTTTGAGTACAACAGGATTTCTTATTATAATTTAAACTTTCAAGAAAGTTGGAGAGGATATTTGGCATATTTAATTGATTTCGTGCCTGGATTGAGAAATCTATCAAAATATGAGTATTTAGAAGTTACTGACCCTCTTTTTTTGGAAAAAGAAGTATTAGAAATAAGGTTTAAATCTATTACGGATGAAAGGCAAGAACTTGAAAAACAAAAAGAAGATTTGGAAAAGCTCTTAGCTCAAATATCTGTAGAAAGTGAGCAACTTATGAAACAAAAGGCCGAATTAGAAAAACTAAATCAAGAATACCAACAAAAGATAGCTGAATACAACGACTATCAAAATAGAATAAACACACTATCTAATTGGCTTGCTAGATCTACCCCACAACAAATAGCTAATGCTTTAAGTAGAGAAGAAGTAAGTATAGAATTATTAGTAGATACTTTGGCAACTCTTGAAGCTAAATCTGCAGCAGAGATTTTACAAGCACTCGCGATAGTTAACCCCCAAAAAGCCGCTGAAGTTATAGCAAAAATGGGAGAAAAAAGGAGCGAATAAAGTTGAACATAGTTCAAGGAAATTTTGAGAAATTTTTGCCTGTAAAGTTAAATAATAATTACTCATCAACAACATCGTTAAACAATGATTTTGACAGCTTTGCAGAAAAACTTCGATCTTTTTCACGCATTTCCGATAATTCAAATGGTAAAAAGATTTCTAATTCTACTCAAAAAACTGTGCAAAACGTTGAAACATTCAGTATATCGATAACGTTGGATTCAGATACTTCAAAATTAATTAAAGTCGACTCCAAAAAGCTTTTATCATTAATAAATTCACTTTTAGAAAATTCAGAAAAGACGTGGGATACTGATGAGTTAAATCTATTAAAAAGCGCCCAGAAAATACTAAATTCCTCTAAAACTGAAATAACTGACAAAGAAATAGCCACTCTGCAAAAAGCATTAGGTTTAATCATAGAAGATGGTGTGAAAAGTAAGGAAGCTCCTTTTTTGCAAGAAACAGAAAGGATACTTTCTGGGGAAAATTTACCTAAAGAATTAGAAGACGTATTAAAAAATCAACCAACTACTCCTTCAATGAATATAGAAAAGAATACTGAAAAAACTGAGCAAAATAAATTAAACGCTGTAAAAAAAGCAAACACTATAATTATTCTAGATAAAGAAAATAATAAAAATGTTAAGATAGATACCAAAAAATTATCCGCGCTTTTTAATGATCTTTCTAAAAATTCAAATAATTTAAATAATAATCAAATAGCTGTTCTAGAAACCGCTAAAGATATTTTAACGTCATCCGAAACCAATTTGTCACAAGAAGAACAAGAAGTTATAAAAAATGCGTTTGCTATATTATTAAAAGAGTCAAAAGCTTTTGAAAACAATCAGAATCTATCAAACAAATCAAACTCCAAACAAACTTTAAATTTAGATTTAAATATTGAAGAAGTTATTCTAGAAAGTTCTATCTTTGAAAATCCATCTGCTTCTAAAAATATTAGCTCAATAAGTAGTATCAACAATCTTAATTTTAAGGAAAACACTCACAACTTATCGAACAATAAAAATGATAGTGTAAATTTCGTAAAGATTAATAACGAACTTTTTAACCAATTTACCCAAGTAAAAGACAAAAATATTAAAGATAATAATTTAAGACAAAGTAAAGATAATTCAACTGATTTTACAAACATTAAAAATAATCAAAAAACTTCATATATAGACCCTTATGAAACAAGAAAAAATAGTTCAAACAAATCAGAATCTGTTGAAGAAAAAATAGGGAATCTCAAAAATATAACAGAAAACAGCCATGATGGTAGCAACAAAAATTTCAATATTGACAATTTAAAAGTTTCAACTTCTAATAATGAAGTTACTAACAAAACACCCATTATAAATAAAAATACAATAAATCAAGAAATACCGAAAACAAACCTAAACGATTTAAATACACAAATAAAAGATGTAGTAGTTTCAAAAAACACACAAACATTTTTTAATGAAAGTTTTTCTGTAAAGATTTCTCCTCCTGATTTAGGGAAAGTCGATGTCCAAATTGTTAAAAATGGACAAGCGGTTACTATAACAATAAGCGCCGAAAGCGAGAACACAAAAAATATTATTTCTAAATCATTACAAACATTAGTTGGCAGCCTAAGAGACGAGGGTTATCAACCGGTTAATATAAAAATAAATCTTTCACAAAATGAAAATTACTTAGCTCATCAAAACCCTCAAGAGCAATCTCAACAAGAAAAAAATGAATCAGACGCTCAAAAACACCAGAATAATGAAACTCAAGAGGAACCTACCCAAAATTTCGAGGAATATTTAAGGAGTGATCTAAATGCTTAATTCAGTATCGATGGACTCCATATACCAAAGTACGTATGAAGCAAAAAAAGATAGAGAAATAAAGAAAGAGTTAGACAGAGACGCCTTTTTAGAACTACTAGTAACGCAGCTAAAAAATCAAGATCCCACTGAACCACTAAGTAACAAAGATCTTGTTGCTCAGCTTTCTCAACTATCCACCACAGAACAAATAATGAACATGAGCCAAGCGGTACAAGAGATGGTAAATTCACAAATGTCACTTAGTAAATTACAAGCTGCTAGTTTGATAGGGAAAAATGTCGTTATAAATGACAATACTTTAGAGCTTAATAGTGGTGTTGCCGAAGGGATAAATTTTAGTTTAGATAATTCTTCGCAAGTCATTCTAGAAATATACAATTCAAATGGAAGGCTAGTTTATGCAGAAGATTTGGGAGTGAAAGAAGTAGGCTTACATTCTTATTTATGGACTGGAAGAAACAACGACGGCACTATGATGCCAGATGGGGAATATATCTATGGAATATACTCTATCAAAAACGGTCAAATAATTGGAAATCCTGGTCTGAAAAATGGTACTGTAGAAGCAGTTAAATTTATAAACAACGAACTTTATTTAATAGTTGACGGACAAATGTATCCATACTCTGCTATAAACGAAATAAGTGCTTGAATGATTTAATAATACATAAATAATATAAAAACTACAGGAGGAATATAAAATGCTTAGATCAATGTATTCCGGCATAACGGGGATGAGAAACTTTCAAAATCAACTGGATATAGTTGCAAATAATATTGCAAATGTAAACACCGTTGGTTTTAAAGGTTCAAGGGCAACATTTCAAACAACGTTATTTCAAACGCTAAATGCGGGAAATGCTCCTCAAAACCAGCTTGGAGGAACTAACCCAATGCAAATTGGGCTAGGTTCTCAGATGGCTTCCATCGATCAAATCATGACGCAAGGTTCTCCAATGGCTACTGGTAAAGCAACTGACATGATGATTCAAGGCGAAGGATTCTTTATTTTATCTGATGGGACAGGCCAATATTACACTAGGGCTGGAAATTTCACAAGGGATCATAACGGTTATTTTGTAGATCCTGCTTCTGGAATGAAACTTCAAGGTTGGACAGCTAAAATAAACGTGGATGGAGAAAGGGTTATAGACACTAACGATCCTATAGGAGATATTCAAATATCAAGCGGACAGATTATGCCTGCCAAACAAACAACATTTGTAAGGTTAGCACATAATTTAAATGCCGGAGCTGGCATACAGGATACAACGATCGTTGTGAAAAGTAGTTCTGGTGAAAATATACCCGTTAAATTCTCGTTCAAAAGAGACTTAACTAATTTAAATCAAAATGCCTACATATGGGAAGCTGAAATTTTAGGATCTGATTATAATTTTTCTGTTTTTGATCCAACTCCGGCTCCCGGTTCTCTTACTTCTTCAAATACAATGAATGGAAGAGTTGTGTTAGATGATAATGGGAATGTAGTCAATTGGGTAAATTATGATGCAGATGAAGGTCCACTAAGTGATTCAAAAATCTCTATATTCGATACCAAAGGAAATATTGTAGGGTCAAATGGGGATCCGGTTAAAATTAGTACTAGTGATCCTAATGATGCAACACTCGCAGGAACGATAAAAGTAGTCGAGGGTACAGAAGAAATTTATTATGATCCTGAAGATATAAAGATAGATTTTTCTACTCCTAATCAAGTACAAATCACTTTAAAAAAATCAGATGGAACCACCCCTATGACTTTTACTAAAACTTTTACTGGCCCAGTGACAGTGGGTGATTTTAATGATACGCTTTCTTTAGGCATTGATAATGGAAGCCAAACCCTGTCAGGTTTAAGATTAACAGGTGGAAGTGCTGGTGATACAATAGATACCATCACATATTCGGATTTAAAATCCGTTCGAGAAATTATTCAACCACCTTCTGGAGGTTCTATTAGGTTAGCAGACCTAAACAACCCAACAAATTTTGCTGAAGCTACTTATATTAATCCAAACGTTACAACGTCTACTGTGGTTTATGATTCATTGGGTAATCCATACAACGTTTATTTAAAATTCACAAAAATCAATGCGAATACCTGGTATTGGAAGGCAGAGTTAGAAGATGGGACGCCTTTGTACAAAAATACAGCCGATGGGGTGCAAAGCGATGAACCAGCTGAAGGTGTTATTGCTTTTGATTCAAACGGGAATATTGCTGCCACTCAATGGAGAATAGATCCCACAACTGGAAGTATAGATCAAACAATTGACGATGGCAACAATGGTTCAGCGGGTTTTTGGTTCGATCCCAATAAACTTGGAGCTGCTCTAAATCCAAATGTTGATCCACAATCAGCTGCAGGGGCTGGAGCTGTGAACGTTACTATTAATTTTCAAGGTCTTTCTCAATTTTATGCTCCTAATTCTGTAGCGGTAACCGAACAAGATGGTAACGCCCAAGGAACTTTAGATTCTTTTTCAATAAACACAAACGGCCAAATAATAGGAACTTTCACCAATGGTTTAACAGCAGCTTTAGGCCAAGTTGCTTTGGCTTCGTTTAATAACCCTGAAGGTTTATATGCAGTTGGTAATTCTATGTATTCAATGAGCTCTAATAGTGGGCTACCGCAGATTGGTGTTTCAGGTGTTGGAGGGAGAGGAACAATAAATCCTGGGGCATTAGAGATGTCAAATGTTGATCTTGCTGAAGAATTTACCAATATGATAATAGCTCAAAGAGGTTTTCAAGCTAATTCAAGAAGTATAACTACTGCCGATCAGATACTTAATGAGTTGGTTAATATTAAGCGATAGGTTTAATATTTAATAGTGGAGGATAACTATGATTAAATTAACTAAACTTAATGATGACGAGTTTTATATCAATCCATACCAAATAGAAAAAATAGAGTGTCACCCTGATACGACAATTACAATGATGAACGGCCATGTGTATGTTGTTAAAGAAAAGATTGAAGATTTAATCCAAAAAGTGATAGAATTTAATAGGAAGATCTTTAGTACATCAAATTGATTATATATAATTTTAGGATATATTGAATGAAATTTAAGAGGTGGGATAGTTGTGGAAATATCAACTTTAATAGGTTTAGCGTTGGCAATAGTTGCCATAGTGGTTGGGGCAGGAAGTGAGTTTACCACGCTTATAGACATCCCTTCCTTTTTTATAACTATCTTGGGTTCTCTTGGTGCCACTTTTATCGCCCATCCAAGTTCAAGGTCCTTTAAAATTTTCAACGTTATATTAGAAGCCATAAAAAATCCCAAAATAAATAATCTCGAAACTTTGAGAACGTTGTACTCTTTTTCAGAAAAGGCGAGAAGGGACGGAATGATATCTTTAGAGGAAGATATTCCATCAGTTGAAAGTGATTTTTTAAAAGATGGTCTAAGAGCGGCTGTTGATGGGACAGATCCAGAAGAGATTAAAAAAATACTAGAAGTTAAAATGGAAATGTACGAAGAGCAAGAGGAAGATAAAATTTCTGTCTTGGATACATGGGGGGCTATGGCACCAGCTTTTGGTATGATTGGAACACTTATAGGATTAGTACTACTACTTGATACCTTAAGTGATCCTACAACAATAGGGCCAAGAATGTCGTTGGCATTAATTACTACTTTGTATGGTGCATTAATTGCAAATATTATAGCGCTTCCGCCAGCGGAAAAATTAAAAAGACGTATGAGTAAAAATATAAATCAGATGAGGATGATGTTGGAAGGCGTTTTATCTATAGTTCAAGGGGAAAACCCTCATTTAATGGAAGAAAAACTAAAGGCTTTTTTGAGTGATGAGGAAAGAAAAGAGTACGAAAAAGAAAAAGGTGAAGCTGTTCTTTAATTAAAAAGCGGTGATGACAAATGGCCAGAAAAAAGAAAGAACAAAAAGGTGGAGCCAGTTGGCTGCAAACATTCAGCGATATGACTACTTTACTTCTAACAATGTTTATTGCTTTATTTTCTATGGCGACAATAGCACCAGGAAAATTTCAACAAGCGGTAATGAGCTTACAAAGTGTTTTTGAAGGGCAGCCAATGGGCGTATTAGTGGGTGGGAGAAGTATATCCGAAGAACCATTAATAACATCTAATCCAGGAGTTAGACAAGAACTGTTAAAAATAGTAGAGGATGAAAAATATAAAGGTAAAATTACTATTGAGGAAATTGATAAAGGGACGATAATATCTATGAGGGATATTTCGTTTTTTAGGTCTGGAAGTGCTGAGTTAACAGCTGAAGCTAAACAACTTTTATACCAGATAGGGACAATTATATTAGAATACACTCAAAATCCAATAGAAATTTACGGTTACACTGATGATGTTCCAATCTTGCCAACCAGCGTTTATCCATCTAACTGGCATTTAAGCGCTGCTAGAGCTTCCAGCGTAGTTAACTTTTTCACTAGTGAACTCAAAAATAGAAGAATGGTTGAGAGAATGGCAGAGATTAGTGCAGGACAGTTTGATATTGAGTATTTCTATCGATTAGATAGATTTTTCCCCATTGGGCTTGGAGAAAGTGAAATAAGAAGGGAAATTAATCTTTTAAGATCAGAAATAGATTCTAGAAAAACTGCAGCATTAACTCAATTTAAAGAAGGAGAAATAACTCCTGCAGAGTTACAACAAATTGAAAGAGAGCTCGAAAACGAGTACAGCAATAGGTTAGAAAAACTAAGAAATCAGTACAGAAGAATAGATATACTTATTTTAAGGCAACGGGTTCGTTAGAAATACTTTTGGAGGCGGAAATTGTGCAAAATGAAAATTTAGAAACAGGAGAAGAAAGAGCCAAGAAATCAAGCCCTTCTTTTTTAATGATATTGATAATAGTTATTGTAGTGGCTTTATTAATATCTGGAGTTACTTCTTACTTTATAGTTAGACTGTTATCTCCTAATGTTTCACAAACTTCTAGCCAAGCAAGCTCTGGAGATATGGCCACAACACCTGCTAGAGTTATATTAATCAGTGAGGGTTCAAGGTATCCCATGATGTTAAAAGGTGGATATGATGTAGCGGTTGTTGATTCTTTGCAATTGGATGTTGGGAGTAATCAAGCCCGAGATTTAATTACTTCAAATAGATTACAAGTTTTGGAAACAATAAGAATGATATTTATGAATAAAACTAGGGGTGAACTTTCGACACCTCAAGGTATAGAATTAACAAAGAGACAGATAAGAGATAATATTAATGAAATGTTGGGATTTGTAGGTGAAAGAGAATCTTTAGGAGTTATAAAAGTAACTATGATAATAATGACTATAACAACCGCACAATAACTTGTGATTTAAAAGTGAAAGAGGTGTTTTTATGCCTGAAGATGAGGCCCTTACCCAGGAAGAGATAGATAGTATATTAAAATCGATGAGTTCAGGCGAACCTGCTGAAAAAGTCTTAGAAGAATTTGAAGAAGAGAACAAAAGAGTAAAAGAGTATGATTTTAGAAGACCAATGAAATTTTCAAGAGAACAATTAAGAACCCTTCAACTAATTCATGAAAGTTTTGCAAGGGAAATTTCAACGTACCTTTCAGGGCGTTGTCGAACGTTTGTTGATGTGAAATATGCAAGTATCGATCAAATAACTTTTTCTGAATTTCAAAAATCCTTGAATTCTCCCACCTATATAGCAATATTTTCTTCAGAAGCATTTGCTGGGAGTGGTATTTTACAAATGGGTTTGGATTTGGGATATACCATAATTGACAGGCTCCTAGGGGGTTCTGGGACACCTTTAGAAGAAAGTAGAGTTCCAACAGAGATTGAAATGAATATTTTAAAAAAAGAATCTGCCGTTATGCTTAGAATGCTGGCAAGATCGTGGTCTAATATAGAAGAATTTGATATAAATTTAGAAAATCTTGAAACAAATCCACAATTTGTACAGGTAGCACCTTCCAATGAGATGACGATTCTAATAACATTGTCGATTACGATAAGAAACGTTCAAGGATTTATCAATTTATGTTTCCCTTCATCCACATTGGAACCTTTAAACGATAAATTAACCACCAGGATGTGGACAACAACATATAGGCACACAGAAGAATTTAGAGAAAATTTGAAACAGACCTTAATGCTTTCAAAACTTAATTTGTCCGCCATTTTGGGAAAAGCAGTGATTTCTTTAAGCGATTTTTTCAATCTTGAAATTGGAGATGTTATACGTTTAGATTCTTTTTACGATGAACCTATCGATTTAGAAATAGAAAATCATCCAATATTTAAAGTTAAAATAGGTAAAAGTAAAGGATTTTATGCAGGAGAAATTATTCAAAAGAATAAA comes from Petrotoga sp. 9PW.55.5.1 and encodes:
- a CDS encoding flagellar motor protein MotB, which produces MARKKKEQKGGASWLQTFSDMTTLLLTMFIALFSMATIAPGKFQQAVMSLQSVFEGQPMGVLVGGRSISEEPLITSNPGVRQELLKIVEDEKYKGKITIEEIDKGTIISMRDISFFRSGSAELTAEAKQLLYQIGTIILEYTQNPIEIYGYTDDVPILPTSVYPSNWHLSAARASSVVNFFTSELKNRRMVERMAEISAGQFDIEYFYRLDRFFPIGLGESEIRREINLLRSEIDSRKTAALTQFKEGEITPAELQQIERELENEYSNRLEKLRNQYRRIDILILRQRVR
- the fliL gene encoding flagellar basal body-associated protein FliL; the protein is MQNENLETGEERAKKSSPSFLMILIIVIVVALLISGVTSYFIVRLLSPNVSQTSSQASSGDMATTPARVILISEGSRYPMMLKGGYDVAVVDSLQLDVGSNQARDLITSNRLQVLETIRMIFMNKTRGELSTPQGIELTKRQIRDNINEMLGFVGERESLGVIKVTMIIMTITTAQ
- the fliM gene encoding flagellar motor switch protein FliM, yielding MPEDEALTQEEIDSILKSMSSGEPAEKVLEEFEEENKRVKEYDFRRPMKFSREQLRTLQLIHESFAREISTYLSGRCRTFVDVKYASIDQITFSEFQKSLNSPTYIAIFSSEAFAGSGILQMGLDLGYTIIDRLLGGSGTPLEESRVPTEIEMNILKKESAVMLRMLARSWSNIEEFDINLENLETNPQFVQVAPSNEMTILITLSITIRNVQGFINLCFPSSTLEPLNDKLTTRMWTTTYRHTEEFRENLKQTLMLSKLNLSAILGKAVISLSDFFNLEIGDVIRLDSFYDEPIDLEIENHPIFKVKIGKSKGFYAGEIIQKNKELLEKLLVEESMREYSKRNKDHLNKEKETTVGDEKNA